TTAGTGGTTGCGGTTTGTCTTTTGTTTTGTGCATGCGGCAACCCCGCAGAAAAACGCAACAATACCAATACCCCTCTATTCGAATTATTAGATGCGGCAACATGTGGTGTTGCTTTTAGCAATACCGTTAACGAAACCGCGCAACAACATATTTTTACCTATCAATACTTTTACAATGGGGCCGGTGTTGCAACAGGCGATTTGGATAATGATGGCAAACCTGAAATATTTTTTACGGCTAATCAGGCCAGTAGCAAGTTGTTTCATAATAAAGGAAACTTAAAGTTTGACGACATAACCTCAACCTCTGGCACAGCCACTACCGGATGGTGCACCGGTGTTACCATGGTGGATATTAATGCAGACGGATGGCTCGACATTTATCTATGTCGCTCACAAAATAAAGAAGCATCCATGCGTACTAATTTACTTTTTATCAATCAAAAAAATCTAACCTTTAAAGAAGAAGCAGCTGTGTATGGCCTGGCCGATGCAGGTTACAGCAATCATGCAACTTTCTTTGATTATGATAATGATGGCGACCTTGATATGTTCCTATGCAATCATACCGTTGTTTGGGATTTTAAAATTGAAAAGCAATACAAACAAAACGAAAAGAAAAACGAATTCGAAACCAACAAATTATATCGCAACGATAACGGCAAATTTATAGATGCCACATCCACTGCTGGTTTGCAATCTAATGCATTTAGCCTGAGCGCCATTATTACAGATATGAATAATGATGGGTGGCAGGACCTTTATGTGTGCAACGATTACACGATGAATGATTTTGCTTACATTAACCAGAAAAGCGGGACCTTTAAAGAAGATGGTTTCAGCTACTTCAGACATACGAGCAAATTCTCGATGGGTTGCGATGCGGGGGATGTGAATAATGATGGTTTGATGGATATTGTTACACTGGATATGTTACCCGAAACAAGCAAGCGTCAAAAGATGCTTTCGGGCAGAACCGATTATGATCATTACTATGCTACGGTAAAGTGGGGTTATGGACATCAGTTGATGCGTAATATGCTGCAACTTAACAATGGAAATAATACGTATAGTGATATTGGGTGCCTGGCAGGAATTGAAAAAACAGATTGGAGTTGGACTGCCCTCCTTGCTGATTTTGACAACGATGCATGGAATGATTTGTATGTTACCAATGGTTACCTCCGTGATTTTACTGATATGGATTTTATCAATTACGGAGCCGAAAAAGTACGCAGCGCTGCCGGCAAACCTGTTGATGTGCTTGGCATAATCAATATGATACCATCGGTAAAGCTGAGCAACTACTGCTTTAGAAATAATGCGAATCTTACCTTTAGTGATAATGCATCTTCCTGGGGCTTAAGCATCCCCTCTTTGAGCAATGGCGCATCCTACAGCGATTTGGATAATGATGGCGATCTCGATCTGGTGGTAAATAACATTAACGACAATGCATTTGTATTTAAGAATAATACTAATAGCCTTGAGCACAACTTCTTACAAGTCAAATTTAAAGGAGACATAAAAAATCCTTTCGGCATAGGTACAACAGTTACTGTAAAAACCGATTCGGTTACCCTAACAAAAATTAATTATGCTTCGCGGGGATACTTGTCATCGGTAGAGCCTAACTTGCATTTCGGTCTTGGCAAAACAAAAAATATTGTTGAAATAAATATCCGTTGGCCCGATGGTAAAGTGCAAAAAATTGTGAATGCAAAACCTAACCAAACCATGGAAATAAAGTATTCAGATGCAACATCTACCGGTGAAAAAGAAATAAAACCAGAACCACTATTCGTGCAGGATGCATTGCAAATGAAACTCAACCATCAGCACCTTGAAAATGAATTTATTGATTTTAAACGTGAACCATTAATCCCGCATACATTTTCGCAAAGTGGCCCACATATTTCGGTAAGTGATGTGAATGGTGATGGCGCTCAGGATTTCTACATTGGTGGAGCGGCAGGTCAGGCAGGCGTATTGTATGTGCAGCAAGAAAATGGAACATTTAAAAAAATAAGTGCACCCTTTACAGCCGATGCTGCATGCGAAGATCTTGGTAGTTTATTTTTTGATGCTGATGGCGACAAGGACATAGACCTGTATGTATGTAGCGGTGGCAGCGAGTTTGATGCGGGATCAGAGAAATACCAGGACAGAATTTACATGAATGATGGCAACGGAAATTTCAGCAAAAACACGAAAGCCATTCCCGCCATGAATACCAGCAGCAGTTGCGCTGTGGCGTTAGACTATGACAACGATAATGACCTCGATTTATATGTTGGCGGTTTTATTACACCCGGCAGCTACCCAGTAGCTGATCGAAGCTACCTGTTGCAAAATAATAAGGGAACCTTTACTGATGTAACGGTAGCTGTATGTGAAGCATTACTAAATCCGGGTATTATTTATTCGGCTGTTGCCGAAGATATCGATAACGACCAAATTTCAGAATTGATAATAGCAGGCGAATGGACACCCATACAGGTATTTAAATGTAAAAGCGGCAAGATAACATTGCTACAAAACAATGGCCTTGAAAAATCAAATGGTTGGTGGCGAAAAATTATTTGTGCTGATGTTAACAACGATGGCGTTAAAGATATTGTTGCCGGAAATATGGGACTTAACTCGCGCCTTACTTGCAGTGCAGATAAACCCGTAAGCGTCTTTTATAATGATATTGATAGTAATGGTACCATGGATGCTTTGCTTTGTTACTATTACAGTGATGGCAAGCAATATCCCATTGCAGGCCGCGATGAAGTAGTTGATCAAATACGAAGCATGCGTAAACGTTACCTTACGTATGGTGAATTTGCTTCTAAAACAATAAACGAATTACTTACCCCTGACGAATTAAAATTTATTAAAACACTAAATGCATATACGTTTGCTAATTCAGTTGCCATAAACAAAGGTGGCGGCAATTTCAGCTTAAGCGCTCTTCCCATGGCTGCACAATTCAGTCCGGTAAATGGTCTGGTTGCCGAAGATATAAATGGTGATAATAAAACCGATTTAATACTTGCCGGAAATCACTATGGAAGCGAAGTTAACATAGGTGTATACGATGCCGGTAATGGATGTGTGCTGGTGCAAGAAGCAAGCGGTGGCTGGAAATCGCTTTCGACAACTGCGAGTGGTTGGTTTACGGCAAACGATGTAAAAGATGTGCAGGTAATTACACAAAAATCATCCGGCAAAAAATTGTACCTAATTGCGAATAACAATAACCAGTTGCAGGTTTATTCAAAACGATAATATTTCTGAAACAATCAGGATACCAGTTGTTGTCGGGAATATTCTTCCCAGACCATCTCAATACCTTGCTGTAAATCAATTTTATGTTTCCAGCCCAGGCTATGAATTTTTGTTGAGTCCATCAGCTTGCGTGGTGTACCATCCGGTTTGGTGATATCCCAAATTACTTCTCCACTGTATCCGGAAACCTGTTGAATTCTCGTTACCAGTTCCTTTATAGTTACATCGGTTCCGGTACCTACATTAACATGTTGCACTTCATTGTAATGAAGCATAAGAAATATGCTTGCATCAGCCAGATCATCCACATGCAGAAACTCACGCATGGGTGACCCCGTTCCCCATACGGTTACGGTTGGATTAGTATTCTGTTTGGCTTCAAAAAACTTTCGAATCAATGCTGGTAAAACATGAGAGTTATTTAAGTCGTAATTATCATTTGGGCCATACAAGTTGGTGGGCATAGCCGAAATAAAATTGCAGCCATATTGTAATTTATAAGCCTCACACATTTTTAATCCTGCTATCTTGGCAATGGCATAAGGTTCGTTGGTTTGCTCCAACGCACCGGTTAGCAAATGCTCCTCCTTGATGGGCTGCGGAGCCAACTTAGGATATATGCATGATGAACCAAGAAAGAGCAACTTCTTAGCCCCATAACGATAGGCCGCATTAATCACATTGCATTCGATAGCCAAATTATCATAAATAAAATCGGCTCGATAAATATTATTTGCTTGTATGCCACCAACCTTGGCAGCAGCAAGAAAAATATATTCCGGTTGCTGTGTATCGAAAAAATTCAACACATCGTATTGATTGCGCAGGTCAAGCTCTTTGGAGGTTGCCGTTATAATATTGGTATAGCCATCTTTCTGCAAACTTCGTACAATGGCACTGCCAACCATACCGCGATGTCCGGCAACATATATTTTCGAATTCTGTTTCATCTGTATTAATGATAAAGATTCAGCAAAAGTAATGGAATATATAAGTTGTTGTTAAATCCGTCTTCTTTTGATAACTAATGCATGGCTCGGTTGTTTCTATTTTTATATTTTTGCAAAAAATAATAATAACATGCCATATCCGGAACAATTAGTAACTCCCTTTCGTGCAGAACTTACGCAAGCAGGATTTACAGAACTAACATCAGCCGAACAAGTTGATCAAACCATACCAAACAGCGAAGGCACCATGCTGCTGGTAATTAATTCAGTATGTGGATGCGCTGCAGGTGCTGCGCGCCCCGGTGTGCGACTTGCCTTATCCAAGTCAACTAAAAAGCCTAACAAACTTATTACCGTTTTTGCAGGTCAGGATCTTGATGCCACAGCCCAG
This region of Bacteroidota bacterium genomic DNA includes:
- a CDS encoding VCBS repeat-containing protein, which encodes MFNRIHCNWLVVAVCLLFCACGNPAEKRNNTNTPLFELLDAATCGVAFSNTVNETAQQHIFTYQYFYNGAGVATGDLDNDGKPEIFFTANQASSKLFHNKGNLKFDDITSTSGTATTGWCTGVTMVDINADGWLDIYLCRSQNKEASMRTNLLFINQKNLTFKEEAAVYGLADAGYSNHATFFDYDNDGDLDMFLCNHTVVWDFKIEKQYKQNEKKNEFETNKLYRNDNGKFIDATSTAGLQSNAFSLSAIITDMNNDGWQDLYVCNDYTMNDFAYINQKSGTFKEDGFSYFRHTSKFSMGCDAGDVNNDGLMDIVTLDMLPETSKRQKMLSGRTDYDHYYATVKWGYGHQLMRNMLQLNNGNNTYSDIGCLAGIEKTDWSWTALLADFDNDAWNDLYVTNGYLRDFTDMDFINYGAEKVRSAAGKPVDVLGIINMIPSVKLSNYCFRNNANLTFSDNASSWGLSIPSLSNGASYSDLDNDGDLDLVVNNINDNAFVFKNNTNSLEHNFLQVKFKGDIKNPFGIGTTVTVKTDSVTLTKINYASRGYLSSVEPNLHFGLGKTKNIVEINIRWPDGKVQKIVNAKPNQTMEIKYSDATSTGEKEIKPEPLFVQDALQMKLNHQHLENEFIDFKREPLIPHTFSQSGPHISVSDVNGDGAQDFYIGGAAGQAGVLYVQQENGTFKKISAPFTADAACEDLGSLFFDADGDKDIDLYVCSGGSEFDAGSEKYQDRIYMNDGNGNFSKNTKAIPAMNTSSSCAVALDYDNDNDLDLYVGGFITPGSYPVADRSYLLQNNKGTFTDVTVAVCEALLNPGIIYSAVAEDIDNDQISELIIAGEWTPIQVFKCKSGKITLLQNNGLEKSNGWWRKIICADVNNDGVKDIVAGNMGLNSRLTCSADKPVSVFYNDIDSNGTMDALLCYYYSDGKQYPIAGRDEVVDQIRSMRKRYLTYGEFASKTINELLTPDELKFIKTLNAYTFANSVAINKGGGNFSLSALPMAAQFSPVNGLVAEDINGDNKTDLILAGNHYGSEVNIGVYDAGNGCVLVQEASGGWKSLSTTASGWFTANDVKDVQVITQKSSGKKLYLIANNNNQLQVYSKR
- a CDS encoding GDP-L-fucose synthase yields the protein MKQNSKIYVAGHRGMVGSAIVRSLQKDGYTNIITATSKELDLRNQYDVLNFFDTQQPEYIFLAAAKVGGIQANNIYRADFIYDNLAIECNVINAAYRYGAKKLLFLGSSCIYPKLAPQPIKEEHLLTGALEQTNEPYAIAKIAGLKMCEAYKLQYGCNFISAMPTNLYGPNDNYDLNNSHVLPALIRKFFEAKQNTNPTVTVWGTGSPMREFLHVDDLADASIFLMLHYNEVQHVNVGTGTDVTIKELVTRIQQVSGYSGEVIWDITKPDGTPRKLMDSTKIHSLGWKHKIDLQQGIEMVWEEYSRQQLVS
- a CDS encoding BrxA/BrxB family bacilliredoxin, with product MPYPEQLVTPFRAELTQAGFTELTSAEQVDQTIPNSEGTMLLVINSVCGCAAGAARPGVRLALSKSTKKPNKLITVFAGQDLDATAQARKYTAPYPPSSPCIALFKDGKLAHFIERHHIEGRSAEMIAENLGMAFEEYCS